One genomic region from Papaver somniferum cultivar HN1 unplaced genomic scaffold, ASM357369v1 unplaced-scaffold_103, whole genome shotgun sequence encodes:
- the LOC113327555 gene encoding uncharacterized protein LOC113327555 encodes MGEQSVPGSSTSLRNSISFADMVKGCAAWNFSLSGRLDFRVSRFTDVKKSLEDQWSLGPGRVKFTPMNKGFFIIKFSTEEDKLKIREKTWKIDQQELHLHDWFPWFDPDKESSSHAVVWVNFPGLYVELWTEKVLLSLGKNLGTPIMVDKKTLNHEYGCYAAVLIDIDFAKKVPDSIHVTVDGRSFDQFVELQKIPKFCSCCRIVGHVESDCRRKTKKNPLDNPTKSNLKWHPVNKTMQESKVPEDTNVLGVNQNFVDHQRDDPR; translated from the exons ATGGGAGAACAATCTGTTCCTGGTTCGTCTACATCTCTTAGGAATTCTATTTCCTTTGCAGACATGGTCAAAG GGTGTGCGGCTTGGAATTTCAGTCTCAGTGGTAGactggattttagggtttctcgCTTTACTGATGTTAAGAAATCTTTGGAAGACCAATGGAGTTTAGGTCCAGGAAGGGTCAAGTTTACGCCTATGAATAAGGGTTTCTTTATTATCAAGTTTTCAACTGaggaagataaactaaaaatccgTGAGAAAACATGGAAAATCGATCAACAAGAGTTACATCTTCATGACTGGTTTCCATGGTTTGATCCGGATAAAGAAAGTTCTTCTCATGCTGTTGTTTGGGTTAATTTTCCTGGCTTATATGTTGAATTGTGGACGGAAAAAGTGTTGTTATCTCTTGGAAAAAACCTAGGCACTCCCATTATGGTAGATAAGAAGACCTTGAATCATGAGTATGGTTGTTATGCAGCTGttttaattgatattgatttcGCAAAGAAAGTTCCAGATTCCATTCATGTAACAGTGGATGGAAGAAGTTTCGATCAGTTtgttgaacttcaaaaaattcctAAATTTTGCTCATGTTGCAGAATTGTGGGTCATGTTGAATCTGATTGTAGGAGAAAAACTAAGAAGAATCCTTTGGATAATCCTACTAAAAGTAATCTGAAGTGGCATCCAGTTAACAAGACGATGCAAGAATCTAAGGTGCCTGAAGATACTAATGTGCTGGGAGTTAATCAGAATTTTGTTGATCACCAAAGAGATGATCCAAGATGA
- the LOC113327556 gene encoding uncharacterized protein LOC113327556 produces MVFLCLVIGDFNCILRLDEKKGGLEPRTSAINEFSDWLDDNNLFEADALGSKFTWTNRQSVSDHSTLLGFPFAVPRPKRAPFRVQKMWFLHSDFLRMVRDSWNMPISGSFDFIFTQKLKRLKGIIKEWNLRVFGNVHSRLKQDQLRFEAAALLSDDNPDDITKLNIMKDAMAKLNDTRAQLNTMLKQKSRNKWLVEGSSNTNFFHNSIRIRRSSNTISELVDSAGNTISDYELLRNHVVHYYEDKFNGPEWRLILFYLTMIILASRRRKV; encoded by the exons ATGGTATTCCTTTGTTTAGTCATTGGGGATTTTAACTGTATTCTTCGTTTggatgagaagaagggtggtcTTGAACCTAGAACCTCAgctattaatgagttttcagatTGGTTGGATGACAACAATCTTTTTGAAGCTGATGCCTTGGGAAGTAAGTTCACTTGGACGAATAGACAATCAG tttctgaccattctacTCTTTTGGGTTTTCCTTTTGCTGTTCCAAGACCCAAAAGAGCTCCTTTTCGAGTTCAAAAGATGTGGTTCTTACATTCTGATTTCCTTCGTATGGTTAGAGATAGTTGGAATATGCCTATTTCTGggtcttttgattttattttcactCAAAAATTAAAGAGACTAAAAGGAATTATCAAGGAATGGAATCTTCGTGTTTTTGGTAATGTGCATTCTAGGTTAAAGCAGGATCAGTTGAGGTTTGAGGCAGCTGCTCTTCTTTCTGATGATAACCCGGATGACATTACTAAGCTAAATATTATGAAGGATGCTATGGCTAAACTTAATGATACTCGTGCTCAGTTGAATACTATGCTTAAGCAGAAATCTAGAAATAAGTGGCTTGTGGAGGGTTCAAGTAACACTAATTTCTTTCATAATAGCATTAGAATTCGTAGAAGTTCTAACACTATCTCTGAACTTGTTGACAGTGCAGGCAATACTATTTCTGATTATGAGCTGCTTAGAAATCATGTTGTGCACTATTATGAGGACAAGTTTAATGGGCCGGAGTGGAGATTGATCCTATTTTATTTGACTATGATCATATTAGCATCTCGGAGGAGGAAAGTTTAG